The following nucleotide sequence is from Bradyrhizobium roseum.
CGCCGGGTCTTTGATCGGAGATTCTGACAAAGGTGATGGGTTCGGTGTGATGCTGCGGCATCCTGCTTAGTCCCGCCATGGAGGCGGCGCAACGATAGCCCTGCGCATCTCAGGCATGCCCATGCGGGGACGCCACACGCCCTCGCCTGCGGACCGTCCGTTCAGGTGAGCTGCCGGACCAGCGCCAGACCGGCAAACAGCCCGGCCAGCGAGAGCAGGACCGAACCGACCACGTAAAGCGCCGCAAGGCCCAGTTCGCCGCGCTCATAGAGCAGCGCCGCGTCGAGCGAGTAGGCCGAGAACGTCGTGTAGCCGCCCAGGATGCCGGTCATCAGAAACAGCCGCCACGGCTGCGAGGCCTCGCCCTTGAAGGCGAGATAACCCGCGATCAAACCCATCACGGTCGAGCCCGTAATGTTGATGATGAAAGTGCCCCAGGGAAACCCGGTGCCCATGCAGCGGGCGCAGGTGACGTTGATGAAATGGCGCAGACTGGCGCCAAGCCCGCCACCGACAAAGACCAGCAAATAGCTCATCGCAGCATTTCTATATCGGCAAAGCACCAACGAAAAGGGCGGCAGCCGCAGCTACCGCCCTGTTCTCCCGTCATTCCGGGTTCGCGCTGTGCGGGCCGGAATGCCGTGATAATGCTCAGACGCCAGCCTTGCCGTAGAGCTCGTCGACATAATCCCAGTTGATCAGCGAATCGCAGAACGCCTTGAGATAGTCGGGACGGCGGTTGCGATAATCAATGTAGTAGGAATGCTCCCAGACGTCGCAGCCGAGAATCGGCGTGGCGCCGTGGACCAGCGGGCTCTCGCCGTTCGCTGTCTTGGAGATTTCGAGCTTGCCGTTCTTCACCGACAGCCAGCACCAGCCGGAACCGAACTGACCGACGCCGGCGGCGGCGAAATCGGCCTTGAACTTGTCGAGACCGCCGAGGTCCTCGGTGATCTTCTTTTCGAGACGGCCGGGCAGCTTGTTGCCGCCGCCGTTCGGCTTCATCCAATTCCAGAAATGCAGATGGTTGTAATGCTGGCCGGCATTGTTGAACACGGCCGGATTCTTGCCGAACGAACCCTTGACGATCTCTTCCAGGGACTTGCCTTCGAACTCGGTCCCCTTGATCGCGTTGTTTCCGTTGGTCACGTAAGCCTGGTGATGCTTGTCGTGGTGATATTCCAGCGTTTCCTTGGACATGTGGGGCGCAAGGGCGTCGTGGGAATAGGGCAGATTGGGCAGCGTGAAGGTCATGGGTGATGTCCGAACTGATGGGAGACGAAGTTTAACGGAAACCCTTATAGAAGGTTCCATGGCGGTTAAACACCGCAATTTGGCGAAGCCGGTGGGGCCTGCCTGGCGTCCTGCGCGTCGAGCGTATCACCGGACGCCCCCGACGAGGAATGACATGAGTATCGAGATCGACGTCCTGAACGGTGATTCCTCCTGGCCGCGGGCCGAACCGCTGCTGCAGGCGGTCTGGCCGCGCGCGGAAATCGAAAAATTGCCCTGGGGTCACGTCAAATGGGCCCATGCCGATTTGCGGGTGCTGATCGACGTGCCGGAGGATGCCGCCCAGCCGGGACTGTTGTGCCACGTCGGCATCTATTTCCGCACGGCGACGTGGGACGGACGAAAGGTCGAGATCGGCGGCATCGGCGGCGTTTCGACGCGGGCGGATTGCCGCGGGCGCGGCTATGCCACGCTGGCGCTGAACGCCGCGATCCGGACGCTGCGGGATCACGAGGCGGTGCGCTTTGCGATGCTGTTCTGCGAGCCGCGCAATGAGGCGTTCTACCAGACGCGGGGCTGGCATCCGTTTCAGGGCGAGGTCTATGCCGAGCAGCCGGAGGGAAAAATTCGCTTCCAGGCGATGGCGCCATATGTGTTCGATTTCACGCGCAAGCCGCGCGACGGAATTATCGACCTATGCGGCCTGCCATGGTGACCCCTGCGCGATGCGCGGGTGGCTTGCGGCGCCGTCGCCGGATAATATGTCAGGCGTAATTTATTGAATTTGGATCACCTGCGCCGCATGACCATTGACGCCCCGCTCGACGCGCGCCCCGCAGTCCCGTCCGCCCCGGCCAACAGCCTGCTCAACGCGCCGATATTGCCGACGCTGCTGAAGCTCGCGTTGCCCAATGCGATCGCCATGGTGGGAACCACCTTGGTCGCCGTGTTCGAGACCTC
It contains:
- the crcB gene encoding fluoride efflux transporter CrcB, producing the protein MSYLLVFVGGGLGASLRHFINVTCARCMGTGFPWGTFIINITGSTVMGLIAGYLAFKGEASQPWRLFLMTGILGGYTTFSAYSLDAALLYERGELGLAALYVVGSVLLSLAGLFAGLALVRQLT
- a CDS encoding superoxide dismutase, encoding MTFTLPNLPYSHDALAPHMSKETLEYHHDKHHQAYVTNGNNAIKGTEFEGKSLEEIVKGSFGKNPAVFNNAGQHYNHLHFWNWMKPNGGGNKLPGRLEKKITEDLGGLDKFKADFAAAGVGQFGSGWCWLSVKNGKLEISKTANGESPLVHGATPILGCDVWEHSYYIDYRNRRPDYLKAFCDSLINWDYVDELYGKAGV
- a CDS encoding GNAT family N-acetyltransferase, producing the protein MSIEIDVLNGDSSWPRAEPLLQAVWPRAEIEKLPWGHVKWAHADLRVLIDVPEDAAQPGLLCHVGIYFRTATWDGRKVEIGGIGGVSTRADCRGRGYATLALNAAIRTLRDHEAVRFAMLFCEPRNEAFYQTRGWHPFQGEVYAEQPEGKIRFQAMAPYVFDFTRKPRDGIIDLCGLPW